The sequence below is a genomic window from Pseudomonas cannabina.
TCGGCCGCACGGTCGGCGCGCAAACGCCAGGCGTCGAACAGGTTGTCGTCTAGATTGAGCTTCTGCTGGACGTCATCGATGCTGGTACTGATCGCACCCAGCAGACCGCCCCGCACAAGCAACTCCGCCGCAGGATCAGCCGCAGCCGGGTCGGCCGCCGCGTCTGACTTGGCATCGGTTTTGTCAGCGGCTTTTTCATCCGGTTTGGCGGCGGGTTTGTCCGCCGCCTTGCTGTCGGCCTTGTCCGCTGCCTTGTCGTCGGCAGGCACCGCAGCGCCCATTGGCAACGCGGGAACATCGGCCGCCTGAAGATTGAAGCTGCCTGCGAATAACAATAGACCCGACAGGATCAAGATTTTCAGCTGAGACGCCACGCAGTTCTCCTTCAATGGTCAGGTCCAGGGAGCTTCAAACCCAAGGAACTGATTCCGGTTTGCCCGGCAAGTTCGCTTTGCCCAGCGAAATACAATGAGCCGATGTTTCAAGAAACGTCTCTATAACAGCCATCGAGTATGGCCTCTGCGACGTTCCGACTGAACTATGCCCCACGCCCAATGCCGGAAAACATGAGCATGAAGCTATCAGAGCGATGTTACGCGCCTGCACGCGATCAAAACGCTCGACTAGAGTGAAACCTGATTTACAAACCGCACAATAGCGCTTGCCTGACCCACCTGACACGAGAGGAATCTGCATGAGCACGTTCACCACGCAAGACGGAACCGAGATCTACTACAAAGACTGGGGCACGGGCAAACCGGTACTGTTCAGCCACGGCTGGCCACTGGATGCGGACATGTGGGAATACCAGATGGAATACCTCAGCAGCCGGGGCTACCGCACCATCGCCTTCGACCGCCGTGGCTTTGGCCGTTCCAGCCAGCCGTGGACCGGCTACGATTACGACACGTTCGCTGACGACATCGCAGCCCTGATCGAGCACCTCGACCTGCGCGACGTGACACTGGTCGGTTTTTCGATGGGCGGCGGCGACGTGACACGCTACATCGCAAAATATGGCAGCGCACGGGTTGCCAAACTGGCCCTGCTAGGCGCAGTCACGCCGTTTTTCCTCAAGACTGAAGACAACCCGGAAGGCGTTGACGCGTCGGTATTCGAGGGCATCAAGCAAGGCCTGCTCAAGGACCGAGCTCAGTTCATCAGCGACTTTGCCACGCCGTTCTATGGCCTCAATAAAGAGCAGAAAGTATCCGGGGGCGTGCTGACCCAGACCCTGAACATCGCCCTGCTCGCCTCGCTCAAAGGCACGCTGGACTGCGTCACGGCGTTCTCCGCGACCGATTTCCGTCCAGACATGGCGAAGATCGATGTACCGACGCTGGTTATTCACGGCGATGGCGATCAGGTGGTGCCGTTCGAGGCATCGGGCAAGCGCGCAGCTGCAATGATCAAGGACGCTGAACTGAAGGTTTATCCGGGTGCGCCACACGGTTTTGCCGTGACGCATGCGCAGCGTTTGAACGAGGATTTGCTGGCGTTCATCGAGGGCTGATACAGGATATCCAGAAGCCCCGCGTACTCGCGAATGGAAGAAATCACATGACCGTATGGCAGCGGTCATAATTAATACACACGATGAGTATTAATATCGGCAGCAGTTGAAACGGGCTCGTCGCCACCGCGTCGGGCCCGCCTTCCTTCAATGGTGAGCTGAACTCATGCCAACGCTGATCCTGCCCCATCGACTGCCCCCGCACGAACGTCGCTCCTGGCCTGAACGGTCTGCGGGCACGCGCTCCAACGCGCCCTCTTCTTTGTTGATGGCGCCGCACAGCAGCGCCGATCACGTGCCGACCGGTGTGCAGACAGCCGGCATCAGTCGACTGTCGGTCCTCACTGAAAGCCCCTGAAACAAAACCGTCGTTTACCTCACTGACCCGCGCAAGCGTGGCCCCCTGACGCCCAAGGAAAACTGTCCATGAACACTCGATCGACTTCGCGCGCCTCTCGATTTCCGCTAACGCGTCTCGCGCTGCTGATTTCATTGAATTCACTGTGCCTGATCAGCCCGTTCATTCAGGCCGATGACACCCTGCCTGCTCCTGTCACGCCGCCCGCCAGCGACGACACATCAGCCACGACGCTGGGCACTGTTTCGGTGATCGGCCAGGGCGAAACCCGTCAGGTGCAACGCGTTACGCAAAAAGACGTGCAGGCTTACTCCGCAGGCACCAGCCCGATGAAAGTCCTGCAACGCTTGCCGGGGGTGAATTTCCAGTCCGGTGACCCGCTGGGCCGTGAAGAAGGCAGCCAGCGCATCAGCCTGCGCGGCTTCGACATGCACCACTTGGGGTATACGCTGGATGGCGTCACGCTGGGCAACATGAGCTTTGGCAACTTCAACGGCCTGAGCATTACCCGGGCGATCATCGCGGAAAACATTGCCGCCAGCGAAGTGGCGCCCGGTATCGGCTCACTGGGTACGGCGTCGAACAGCGACCTGGGCGGCACGATCCAGTTCACCAGTGCCAACCCGGACAAGGAGTTCGGCGCACGCCTCTCGCAAACCATGGGCAGCTATGCCACTTCGCGCACGTTCATGCGCGTCGATACGGGCGAATACAACGGTCTGTCGGCTTATGTGTCGGGAGAAAAGTACGACGCCGACGCCTGGAAAGGCCACGATAACCCGCAGAAGTCCGACGCCGTGAACGCCAAGCTCAATTACAACTTCGGCAATAACCGCGTGAGCTTCTTTCACAGCACTTCGTCGCACGATGAAGCGAACCTGCCGAGCTTGTCGAAGAGCATCATCCAGCGCCTTGGCTACAACTGGAGTTATTACACGCCAAACTGGACCCGTGCCGTCAACGCCGCCAACGGCATTTATAGCGGCGGCGTGACCAGCGCAGCAGATGCGACTTATAACGCCAGCAGCCTGCGTGATGACGAGCTGGATATTCTCAACGGCAACTTCTCGCTGACCGATGATCTGGTACTGGACGCCACCGTCTATCACCATCACGACTCCGGCCGGGGCAACTCTTACTACCCGTTCATCTACACCAGCGGCGCGACGAGCGTGCCTAGCAACTCGATTCGCAGCACTCAGTACGGCATTGATCGAACCGGTTTTCAAAGTTCACTGACTTATTATCTGGGGCAGCATGAAATTCAGGGCGGGTTCTGGATTCAGTCCAACAAGAACGACATCGCCCGTTACCTGTTCGACACCACCAACGCATCGCCGCAAAACCATATCGTCAAGACTGACGGCCTGCCACTGGCCGCCACGGTACTGGAACAGCATTACAACGATCTGACCCGGCAGTTCTATGTGCGCGACACCTACACCCTGCTCGATGATCGCCTCAAACTGGAATTCGGTGCGAAAAACACCGTCACAACGTCGACCGCCGAAGGCAAAGGGGGCGGCTACGCCAGCGGTTCACTGGAGGCGCGAGACCGGTTCTTGCCGCAGATAGGCGCGACCTACAAACTGGATGAGGACGACGAAGTCTTCACCTCCTACTCGGAAAACATGGCAGCGTTCCCGAGTGGCGGTTACAGCCCGTTCTTCACGACGCAGGCCGCCGTCAATGCACAGAACGGCTTCAAGGATCTCAAGCCCGAAACCTCGAAAACCGTCGAACTGGGCCTGCGCCGCAGCACCCGACTGTATTCAGCCTCGGCGGCGGTCTACAGCACGAAGTTTGACAATCGACTGGTCGCGATCACCAACTGCACCGGCATCGTCATCTGCCAGAACGGCGTCGCCAACGTCGGCTCGGTCAGCAGCCGTGGCCTGGAACTCTCGTTCGGCCTGACGCCCGACGAACACTGGCGCTGGTCCAACTCCATGTCCTATAACCGCAGCACCTACGACGATGACTACGTCAGCGGCGGCAGAACGGTGCATGTGAAAGACAAGACCGTGGTCGACACCCCAAAACTGATGTACTCGAGCAACCTGGACTGGAACCGGGACCACTGGAACGCCGGCTTGCAAGGCAACTACGTCAGCAAGCGCTATTATACCTACACCAACGACGCCAGCGTCAGCGGCTACTGGCTGGCGAACGCCAACCTCGGTTACGACTTCGGCAAATTCGGCGCCCTGAAAGACACTACCGTCTCGCTGAACATGGTCAACCTGTTCGACAAACGCTACCTCTCCACCCTCAATACCGACGCCAGCGCGGCCGCCGATCCATCAGGCAACCTGCAAATTCTGCAGGTAGGAACACCGCGCAGTGCGTTCGTGACGCTGGGGGTGAAGCTTTGATTTTTTCTGACGCTGAGCGGGCGAAGGATCGCCCGGTCCACTGTTGAGTCAGCTGCGCGACTGACTGCTGTGGGAGTGAGCTCGCTCGCGAAGGCGATCGTTCAGTCGATGTGCATTAAGCGTTGGTTGCTAGCCCGACTGACGACGAATAGCGCACCGTGCTGCATACTCCACACCTACACAGCGCTGACCTTTATCCGGAACTCACATGACACCTAATGCAGAACTTTACAACCCGTCCACCGAATACGCCGACAAACTGATCTCGCGCATCGGCCAGACCCCTTCGTGGATCGCCAAGCGCATCGGCGTGACGGACAAGCGCATTCGCTACATCCTTGATGGCGAAAGAACCGTAAAAGGCGAGACCACGCCGATTCAGATGACGTACACCGAGCAGTTTGCACTGGAGTGTCTGGTGGCTGAGGCGATAGCGCTGAGGAGGTAGGGTTTTGTGATGGCGTGGTGCGCGTCGGAATATCGCTTCAGCGCTGCTGAATGTTGTCCGGACGCACCACCTCCAAGACTGCCATTGGCTTGAACATTCGAACCGCATGGAGCATCCATTTTGAATCTATCCTCGCCATCTCTCAATGCACTGCTCGGCGCCAGCCTCCTGATACTCCTCAGCGGTTGTGGAACGGCCGAACCGGTACGGTTGAGCGAGAGTAAAATGTGTCGATGGAAGGACAATTTTTAAGGTGTCAGAGCGGGTCTGATTCTTGATTGGTTCGACACTTTTGGAAACCCTGGCGAGCACCGCGCGCACGCTCAGGCCTTGATAGCGAGCTGAATGCAAAATCTGTTGGAGTAATCGGGTCGGCGATCAGAACAACCCGCCCAACGAAATCGTCGCACCAGCTCCGGCCTGCAGCCCGACGTTAAGACCCGCCGCGACGATGACGCCTTTGGCCGAGCGCAGCAGGCGCGCGGTGCTGTCGTGGGGCAGAAGCATGCTGCCCATCGGCGTCAGCGTGGCGGCGGCCATGGCCAGCAGCTTGGGGTCCAGACCGAACAGCATGGCCGAGCCGCTGGCCCCACCAAGCAAGCCCACACCTCCTTCGATGAACACACAAGCGCCCTGAAAGTCCTCGCGGACCAGGCCTCGGGCAGCGATCGAGTCTGCAACCAGCACTTGGCCGAACGCCGGAAAGTCTTCGCTTGCGCCAGCCGCCCCGACGCTTTTGCCCCGCACGTGCAAGTTGACTTTGCCGAACCGCGGCAGACGCGCGCCGACGCCCAGCCCTACACCGACCGAGCCATAACGAAACTGCTGGTCGACCCCTTTGGGATCAATCAGGGTCAGAGCACCGCCCGCAGCGGCTGCGAACACGACGGTCAATCCGCCGCTGCTGGCAGTCTTGTAGCGCCAATCGCTGACAGTGACAGGTAACGGGATTTGCATGTGAATATCCTTATTGAGACCGTGCCATCAGGCACCGGCGAATCCAGGCGGCCATGTGGTAGCCGCCCCCTGCGGTGAACACGATGGCGAACAGGCCCGCCAGTAGGCTCGCGCCCCACAACGCGCCATTATCTTCAATGATCGCGGTACGGGAAGGTGCTTCAGCGCGGTAGAACACCGCCACTGGGTCGCCGACCGCGTAACCGAATATAAACCCGCTCTCGGGGTAGCTGATCACGCTGCCCGTGGCGTCGGTGAAATCGATTTGCGGGTGACTACCGCCCGAATTCAAAGCGCTGACATGCCCTTCGGCGCGTTGCGCCTGAGCCAAAAAACCCAGGCGGTCATCGACCAGCCTGAAGGTGATATAGAGCAGGCACAGGCCCAGCGGAATGAAAACCAGCGCGCGTAGCAGATCGCCCCGGCCGGAAGGTGGCGTCTTGGTCATGGCAGATCCCTTGCGTTGTCCGTAAGCGTCGGCCATTACAATGAGCCGGGGGGATTCTGTCAATTGGGTGGGGAGGAATGCGCGTGACGGTGTCCGGATTTTGGGGCGATTACAGCGCAAACCAGCCGCGAGCTTTTTCAAGCCGTTTTTGATTTGATGTGGGTGAAAGGTGAACGTCCGTTTCTGGATAGGTCTCTTGTTTTCGCAAGTGAAACAAGTCACCAGACAATGGGTTTGTCGTTCCAGTCCCAGAACGTTCCGCTGTCGGCCGGTCCATGTGCGCCGACCACCTCAATAATGCGATCTGCCGAGAACGCCGGTTCGAATAGTTGTCCATCAGGCACGTTCGCCTGAAATGGCTGAGACAGATCCGTGTCAGTCGTGCCTGGGTGTATTACCAGGACAGTAGAGGCAGGGTTCAGGCGTTTCAATTCGATACTGGCCGTGTGCAGCAACTGATTGAGCGCCGCTTTGCTGGATCTGTAGCTGTACCAGCCACCCAGTCGGTTATCGCCAATAGAGCCAACCCTCGCGGACAGCGCCGCGAAGGTAGAAGGTTGTTTGCGCACTAACGGGAGCAGGTGTTTAAGCAGCAGGATCGGAGCAAAAGTGTTGGTCGCGAAGCTCGCTTGCAGGCTCGCAAGCGTCAGTTGCGCCAGCCCCTTTTCTGCTTTTGCGCCGTCCTGATGAAGAATGCCCAGCGTACTGATGACAAGGTGCAGATGATCGCAGCCTTCAAGCGTCTCGCTCACGAGTGCTTCGAGGGATTGTTCGTTGCGCGCGTCGCAGTCGACTCGTTTCAGGCGCTGACCATAACGCTCTGCAAGTTTTGTCAGCTCTGTGGAAGTGCTGGCTTTTCGCGCTACCGCCCACACCAGAGCAACATCATCGCGAGCAAGCAAAGCCGCGCACAGCGCCAAGCCGATACCTCGGCTGGCTCCGGCTATCAGCACGTGAGCTTCGCTGTTCAGTTCGGGTATCAAACTCATAAGGCACCTTGAGGAGCGTGACTGAAGTATTCTTTGTGACTTCGCAGCAGGACACGACGTTCATTTGGGCGGTGCATTTGGTCGATATCGGGTCATATCGCCAGACTGCTGTAAGTAAGCATCTGGATGCTGCTTCACGCGTCGACTTGAGCACAAACATAGACGCTGGACGCCGTCCCTCCCCCATCCAATTGACAGAGTCCCGCCGGATCATTGTACTGGCCGACGCTTACGGACGATGTAAGGGACCTGCCGCTTCTGCTTCTTCAGCCAGCTTCATCGACAGTTAACAACCC
It includes:
- a CDS encoding alpha/beta fold hydrolase, which produces MSTFTTQDGTEIYYKDWGTGKPVLFSHGWPLDADMWEYQMEYLSSRGYRTIAFDRRGFGRSSQPWTGYDYDTFADDIAALIEHLDLRDVTLVGFSMGGGDVTRYIAKYGSARVAKLALLGAVTPFFLKTEDNPEGVDASVFEGIKQGLLKDRAQFISDFATPFYGLNKEQKVSGGVLTQTLNIALLASLKGTLDCVTAFSATDFRPDMAKIDVPTLVIHGDGDQVVPFEASGKRAAAMIKDAELKVYPGAPHGFAVTHAQRLNEDLLAFIEG
- a CDS encoding TonB-dependent receptor; amino-acid sequence: MNTRSTSRASRFPLTRLALLISLNSLCLISPFIQADDTLPAPVTPPASDDTSATTLGTVSVIGQGETRQVQRVTQKDVQAYSAGTSPMKVLQRLPGVNFQSGDPLGREEGSQRISLRGFDMHHLGYTLDGVTLGNMSFGNFNGLSITRAIIAENIAASEVAPGIGSLGTASNSDLGGTIQFTSANPDKEFGARLSQTMGSYATSRTFMRVDTGEYNGLSAYVSGEKYDADAWKGHDNPQKSDAVNAKLNYNFGNNRVSFFHSTSSHDEANLPSLSKSIIQRLGYNWSYYTPNWTRAVNAANGIYSGGVTSAADATYNASSLRDDELDILNGNFSLTDDLVLDATVYHHHDSGRGNSYYPFIYTSGATSVPSNSIRSTQYGIDRTGFQSSLTYYLGQHEIQGGFWIQSNKNDIARYLFDTTNASPQNHIVKTDGLPLAATVLEQHYNDLTRQFYVRDTYTLLDDRLKLEFGAKNTVTTSTAEGKGGGYASGSLEARDRFLPQIGATYKLDEDDEVFTSYSENMAAFPSGGYSPFFTTQAAVNAQNGFKDLKPETSKTVELGLRRSTRLYSASAAVYSTKFDNRLVAITNCTGIVICQNGVANVGSVSSRGLELSFGLTPDEHWRWSNSMSYNRSTYDDDYVSGGRTVHVKDKTVVDTPKLMYSSNLDWNRDHWNAGLQGNYVSKRYYTYTNDASVSGYWLANANLGYDFGKFGALKDTTVSLNMVNLFDKRYLSTLNTDASAAADPSGNLQILQVGTPRSAFVTLGVKL
- a CDS encoding DUF3592 domain-containing protein; the encoded protein is MTKTPPSGRGDLLRALVFIPLGLCLLYITFRLVDDRLGFLAQAQRAEGHVSALNSGGSHPQIDFTDATGSVISYPESGFIFGYAVGDPVAVFYRAEAPSRTAIIEDNGALWGASLLAGLFAIVFTAGGGYHMAAWIRRCLMARSQ
- a CDS encoding SDR family NAD(P)-dependent oxidoreductase; translated protein: MSLIPELNSEAHVLIAGASRGIGLALCAALLARDDVALVWAVARKASTSTELTKLAERYGQRLKRVDCDARNEQSLEALVSETLEGCDHLHLVISTLGILHQDGAKAEKGLAQLTLASLQASFATNTFAPILLLKHLLPLVRKQPSTFAALSARVGSIGDNRLGGWYSYRSSKAALNQLLHTASIELKRLNPASTVLVIHPGTTDTDLSQPFQANVPDGQLFEPAFSADRIIEVVGAHGPADSGTFWDWNDKPIVW